One part of the Amphiprion ocellaris isolate individual 3 ecotype Okinawa chromosome 24, ASM2253959v1, whole genome shotgun sequence genome encodes these proteins:
- the spp2 gene encoding secreted phosphoprotein 24, whose product MLLSRVTMKSYVLLLVLLQFLLCTGIPVHNSELESMADRGLGAALAQVNSVYAVRYLYRVTRGYVTRVVPMGQSTNDLLMTFGIKETECAKTSRSDPQTCAFRPGFFVPSYSCSSRVRVSAASAQVISLRCGRDGSSSSSESSEEVFSRGRHQFNVPFVNRAPAPSAPPVQPGRSIQTPELQQRGDTFNNFLV is encoded by the exons atgcttttatcaCGTGTTACGATGAAGTCATACGTGCTTCTCTTGGTCCTGCTGCAGTTTCTATTATGCACAG GCATCCCAGTGCACAACTCTGAGCTGGAGTCGATGGCAGACAGGGGTCTGGGAGCGGCTCTGGCTCAGGTCAACTCTGTTTACGCCGTCAGGTATCTTTACCGGGTGACTCGAGGCTACGTCACAAGG GTTGTTCCTATGGGCCAGAGCACCAATGACCTGCTGATGACGTTTGGCATTAAAGAGACAGAGTGTGCAAAGACCTCGAGAAGCGACCCGCAGACTTGTGCTTTCAGGCCTGGGTTCTTTGTG ccCTCCTACTCCTGTTCCTCCCGGGTACGAGTGTCCGCCGCCTCAGCCCAGGTGATCTCTCTCAGATGTGGCCGTGATggcagcagctccagctcagAGTCCAGCGAGGAG gtattctcaAGGGGGAGACACCAGTTCAATGTCCCATTTGTAAACAGAG cTCCAGCTCCTTCTGCGCCTCCTGTCCAGCCCGGTCGCTCCATTCAGACCCCAGAACTCCAGCAAAGAGGAGACACTTTCAACAACTTCCTGGTGTGA